A genomic region of Phragmites australis chromosome 2, lpPhrAust1.1, whole genome shotgun sequence contains the following coding sequences:
- the LOC133908403 gene encoding acidic endochitinase-like — MAAKLRWPPVLALLLVAGMIGIASAGNIAVYWGQNGGEGTLAEACNSGNYAYVIVSFLSSFGNGQTPVLNLAGHCDPGSGGCTGLTSDIQGCQSQGIKVLLSLGGGGGNYGLSSTDDANSVANYLWDNYLGGSSSSRPLGAAVLDGIDFDIENGNSAHYDDLANALSAFSAQGKKVYLTAAPQCPYPDASLGPALQTGLFDNVWVQFYNNPVCEYTNGDDTNLVKAWGTWTSSVKAGSFYLGLPASTGAAGSGYIPPGELTGTVIPAIQGVGKYGGIMLWSRFYDVQNNYSDQVKGSV; from the coding sequence ATGGCTGCTAAACTCAGGTGGCCTCCAGTTCTGGCCCTTCTCCTCGTTGCCGGCATGATCGGCATCGCCAGTGCCGGCAACATCGCTGTGTACTGGGGCCAGAACGGCGGCGAGGGTACCCTGGCCGAAGCCTGCAACTCCGGCAACTACGCCTACGTCATCGTCTCGTTCCTCAGCAGCTTCGGCAACGGCCAGACCCCGGTCCTCAACCTCGCCGGGCACTGTGACCCCGGCTCCGGCGGCTGCACCGGCCTCACCTCCGACATCCAAGGGTGCCAGTCCCAGGGCATCAAGGTGCTCCTCtccctcggcggcggcggcggcaattACGGCCTCTCATCCACCGACGACGCCAACAGCGTGGCCAACTACCTGTGGGACAACTACCTGGGCGGCAGCTCATCGTCCCGCCCGCTCGGCGCCGCCGTGCTTGACGGCATCGACTTCGACATCGAGAACGGCAACTCGGCGCACTACGACGACCTGGCGAACGCGCTGTCCGCGTTCAGCGCGCAGGGGAAGAAGGTGTACCTGACGGCGGCCCCGCAGTGCCCCTACCCGGACGCATCGCTGGGCCCCGCGCTGCAGACGGGGCTGTTCGACAACGTGTGGGTGCAGTTCTACAACAACCCCGTGTGCGAGTACACCAACGGGGACGacaccaacctggtgaaggcGTGGGGCACGTGGACCAGCAGCGTGAAGGCCGGGAGCTTCTACCTCGGCCTACCGGCCTCGACAGGCGCGGCGGGGAGCGGGTACATCCCACCCGGCGAGCTGACAGGGACGGTGATCCCGGCCATCCAGGGCGTCGGCAAGTACGGCGGGATCATGCTGTGGAGCCGCTTCTACGACGTGCAGAACAACTACAGCGACCAGGTGAAGGGCAGCGTCTGA